TGGGTGGGttgaagggaaataaatggtGGTTGGGGGAGTGTTTGATTGAGACAGTGGGACAGGGGCTGGGAAGCTTCTAAGGGGAATGGGAGATGCTAGGTCACAAGGAGCAGGCTGGAGGTCCCTGTAGGCCAGACAGGAAAGTACCTTGGGGAGGAGAAATTCCCGAAACTTAGTGTCCTTGGTGACTCTGCGGGCCAGGCCCATGGGGATCATGTCTCCAAATCTTTGGATCTCATGGATCACTGCCTCTGTGTAGGGCATCTTGGCCCGGTCCTCAAACTTGGGCTGACGGTTCTTGCCAATCACACGATCAATCTCCTCATGGACTTTggctgtgggaggaggggaaagtgTTTAGATATCTGGGGGTCTCAGGGTGGGGATGAGAGTCCAAATATGTGTATCTATCTGTAACATGGATGTAGACCATTCAAAACAGATCTTGGCCATAAACATTGTTGGTGAAGCATCCTATTCACCTGGTCTCAAGCTGTATGTGGTCTCACATACAGTTGACTCGGCACCGAACTTCCAGTCAGTTCAGgtattttcaacattttcacAGCGAGTGAAACTCAGCTGATGCTTATCAGCAGAATATCACCTATAGCTGGATAACAGGGCATCCTTAgggtcctgggccctgggaaaGGTGGGGACATTACAGTGGACTCAGAGGAAGTGTTGGGATCTGTGGCCACTATTTCACTGCCTGCCCCCCTTCCCCGGCTTACCCTCCACATCTGGGTGCTTCATGAGCAGCAGGAAGCCATACCGCAGGGTTGTACTGACTGTCTCAGTGCCCGCAAAGAAGAGGTTCAGTGTGGTCAACACCAGGTTCTTCAAGTGAAACTCCGTGTTAGGGTTGTTCTGCTCCTGCAGGGAGAGAGGGCTTCAGGCCAGACCCACTCCCCTCAGGGCTCTCAGAGCCCTTCCGGGATCTTTCCGTGTGGACCCACCTCTCTTAGATCCAGaccagaggtggggagaggaccTCAGTCCAGCCAAGGCTTTGTTCAGGCTGCTGGCTCTGCCCAAAACCCCCTTCCACACTCTTTACCTGGCTGCCTATCTGTCCTTTACTCATCAGCCCCGGCGTCACAATTTTATGGTAGGGAATATTAGAAGGAGAGGGATGCAGACAGCAAGCACACGGTACACAAGTGTTGCTTAATGGTTCACCTGCAGGTCCTACCCATGGGCAAGTGCTCATAGATGGAGCAGCCAGGGTTATTACACTTGGGATGGTGAGGATGTTATCAGGGGGATGATAAGAATGGGCCTCTGCTCTCCCCATCCCAGCCTggtttccctctgcctggctttGCAGGCTGTCCGCAAAAGAGGAATGCTGCTGGGTTGTACCTCCTGCATGCGGATGAGGAAGGAGTCAATGAAGTCTCGAGGGGAGTTGGGGTCTAGTGTGCGTTGGTTCTGCTCCACCTTCTTGGATATAAAGTCTTCCAGACCCTGCAGCTCCTTAAATGCCTGTTGCTGTGGCCCTGGCAGGTGTTTCATCACTGAGTAAAACATCTCATAGAGCTGAGgatggggagagaagaagggatgGGAAGCTGTCAGTGGGTAGGTCCTGATGGGAGCAGGACCTTTCTTGGGGCAAGGAAGGCACTGGATTAAAGGCACCTGTCCAGGTGACTTTTATTTATACGGGGCTTGATGGGAGGAGATATCTAAGTTTTCACGTGAGTTAAGTGTGAGGCTCCTGTCTCAGAATATAAGTGAGAAGGATTGGGACACACATCCAGGTTCCAGGTATTCAGGTGAGGTTGGATTGGAGAACACATCTAGGTATTCACATATATTCAGGTGAGGTTGAATTGGGAGACGACTATCCAGGTgtctacctatttttttttcctgactgatATGGGCAGGGGAGGTCACCTATTTAGGTCTTTAGGTATCAAGTAGGTTCAGTTGGAGACAACTATCCAGATATTTAGGGGATATGGAATGGTGGCTTCTGTACAGGTGTTGAGGTATTAAAGTGGGGGCAGGTATGCAAGTGATGAGGTGGGGTAGTTCATGTATTTCAGATATTCACAGGGGCTGATGGGGGAGCACTTATGTGAGTCAGCTGGGTTAGGGGACACGATTTGGGTGTTTGAGGAACCATCTATCCAGTGTTTAGATGTGTTGGGATCTTCTTAGCTGGGGCACCTGTCCAGATGTTCAGGTGTTTCAAGGGGCTCTGTAGGGACACTTATCTAGGTAGCCAAGCGGGCTGGTGTGGGACCTGTgtaaataccaaatgattttgGTGGGCTGTGTTTTAGAACACCAGGTGTTCATGTATTCGGGAGGTGGGCTGAGGTGGTCATTTGTTCAGGTGTTAAGATATTAAGATAGAAAAATGGACTATCTTATAAGGGAGCCAATAGGTAAGTTGGGATAGGAACACATGCCCAGGCAGTATGGCTGGGCTGATAACGTGTACCTTGCCTGCAGACTGTTCTTTGTTTGGTttcagttttgggttttttttggtgggggggagcATCTGTTGAGATGTCCAAGTGTCCTTGAAAACTGGGTATTCTGGTATAACTATTCCACTGTCAAAGAGTGGCTTTGACGGAACCCTGTCTGGAGGAGGATGCAGTTTGGAGCAGCTGTTTTCCACATGGGGGAGCATTTGGCAGTGGTAGTGTTGTAGAGCCAGATTGAGATGGGTTACCTGCCCCATAGATGTAGCTGTGAACTGGAAGCTCCCCAGCATCATACGCAGCAGTGACAGGAACTCTTTGTCCTCATAGTCAAAGCGATCCCCAAAAACAATGGAGCTGATGACATTGGACACTGTTCGGCTCAGGAAGAAGGTGGGATCGATGAAGGCACCTGGGGaatgggttgggggtggggagagacagcAATTTGGGAAAGCATCAACTTGGTGGTCTGATGCCAGCCTGAGAATTGGGGGAGGGCCCTGGAGTGAGGAGCCAAACTTCTAGCACAGGATCCCAGAGCCTGGATCCCTTCTCCCAATCCAGTCCCCTTCCTGGAGGAGAAAGCACATGCCTGTGTGAGTGTggccctccttctctctccctcctgctcactcaCCTCGTGTGCCCCGGAGGGCCTCAATGAGGAAGCCTGCCTCCTCCTGGATGCGCTCTTCAATGCCGCGCTTTCCCACTCCAAAGTCCCGCAGTGTGGTGATGGAGAAGCGCCTGAGCTGCTTGGCCCGCTCCCCGTTGCTGAACGCCACGCCTGAGGAGGGAGCATGGGGGtgccaggaggtgggggggagatgGGGGACAGAGGTGGACAGAAgtgggcagggagcaggaggtggggaaggatggGTTGGAGGGGAGATGAAGAGAGATACAACTCAAGGTCAGAGCAATACTGAAACAGAGACTgggttggaaaaaaaagaatcggaaggagagagagacaagtcaGATGCTCAGAGAAAACGAGATACGGAGACACATAAACACAAAGcgatggggtgggaggaggcatcTGATATTCCTGGGGATCTGGGAAGTGGCAGTAAAAACCATTAAGGATTCTAACTCTGagccagagaaaggggaaaatacagAGCAAGAACAGAGAGGGTCTGGAGAGAGGAGAAGCGGTTTCCAGAGATAGAAGCATAGGATGTGAAGCAGAAACAAGGTGAGATTCTCACACCAAGAACCAAGatgcagacagagggaggcagaagcaaGGGGAAATATCGAagctgggaaggagaaagaaggacaCAGAGGTGGAGGACCGAGTTCCAAAGCAGAAATCCCAAGAGCTCCTCCCAGACCCGGGGGAAGAAGAGGCATCCGTGAGAGAGACCAGGGAGGTAGGCCGAGAAGCTGGGGGAGTAGAGACATAGACCCTTGAGTCAAGCTAGAGAAGACCAGAGAAAGGCCACAATAACCAAGGACaggacagagggagcaggggTAGAACCCCGCCATAGCCTTGGGCAAATGAGTCAGGAGAAAAacagtggagaaactgaggcatcaAGCATGCCTGACCATGTGCCCCCACCGGGAGCCTCCTCACCATAGCCTTTGAAGAGCCAGTCAAACGTGGCCTGCTCGCCTCGCCCGCTGAATTCCTCAGCCTGGTCCACCAGAGCCTCCTTCACCGCCTCGTGTCCACACAGCACCACGACAGGCCGGGGCCCCAGGTGGATGGTGAACACCGGGCCATAGCGCTCGCTGATCtgatggaggtgggggtgctTAGAGGCTGCGGCCCCCACTGGGACCTGGCCCTGAGAGCAGTCCTCACCTACTGCATGCGTTCCCCCAGGTTCTGATACTCAAGGGACTGGACATCCCGAGATCTGCTCTTTCTTATGCCCAGTCTGCGCATTTCCACTTTCTTAAGACTCTGTCCAACCTTTCCCGTCCCCTGCCACAAAGTCCCAGCTCCTTTAGGCAGGTCCCCAACCCTACCCCATTCCACCCATTCCCTGCCTCCTGACACCTTCATGA
This portion of the Vulpes lagopus strain Blue_001 chromosome 2, ASM1834538v1, whole genome shotgun sequence genome encodes:
- the LOC121484617 gene encoding cytochrome P450 2A13, giving the protein MLASGLLLVALLACLTIIVLMSVWKQRKLGGKLPPGPTPLPFIGNYLQLNTEQMYNSLMKISERYGPVFTIHLGPRPVVVLCGHEAVKEALVDQAEEFSGRGEQATFDWLFKGYGVAFSNGERAKQLRRFSITTLRDFGVGKRGIEERIQEEAGFLIEALRGTRGAFIDPTFFLSRTVSNVISSIVFGDRFDYEDKEFLSLLRMMLGSFQFTATSMGQLYEMFYSVMKHLPGPQQQAFKELQGLEDFISKKVEQNQRTLDPNSPRDFIDSFLIRMQEEQNNPNTEFHLKNLVLTTLNLFFAGTETVSTTLRYGFLLLMKHPDVEAKVHEEIDRVIGKNRQPKFEDRAKMPYTEAVIHEIQRFGDMIPMGLARRVTKDTKFREFLLPKGTEVFPMLGSVLRDTKFFSNPQDFHPQHFLDEKGQFKKSDAFVPFSIGKRYCFGEGLARMELFLFLTTILQNFRFKSPQLPQDIDVSPKHVGFATIPRNYTMSFQPR